The proteins below are encoded in one region of Drosophila santomea strain STO CAGO 1482 chromosome 2R, Prin_Dsan_1.1, whole genome shotgun sequence:
- the LOC120444950 gene encoding leucine-rich repeat and calponin homology domain-containing protein isoform X1, with protein sequence MAATVYQRLHSVAVGVGSAAGSAIGGGSASFPGSGAGSGSGSGIGNTGNTSSSTSSALLSHSQLTRSLERILEEAHFSGELILTNRKLKDFPRTGTKYSLTDTVIADLSRNRFAELPEEVTTFAFLETLLLYHNTIRSIPESVKQLSSLTYLDLRSNQLSSLPREICFLPLQVLLVSNNRLSSLPDELGRLDQTLTDLDASYNQLANLPARLGELRSLRSLSLRSNHLLYLPRELTCLSLISLDVSNNKIASLPLEIRHMSTLVELQLENNPLTSPPASLCMRGLVHVFKFLETQATKDEKGSRSGGNYDGYTTLRRAPRHNSSGNVLEASTTGSTNNQRRHQVDSGYNTSDGLDKRWSHDAPAKSKTDSPLHCVSNSAAATLPRSLPSAVHSQADLMDASLTSSTSTIVDESLTLSPTASPCKLSYAHSNSSSNGSSPDQDDDIMLDHQERTVHHANGKSGKGLGNIQTYKEYKEALKQQRNQENSVYKQKHPNANHSPNDDEDLSPSPTGISNGSSSNTLPKSIMKQNSNQIGHNGNGNGSANGNGVDDVVIPKKPIQKVIPSRITEIKPASTTGIPSANSSDCLGYVKPQSPMKNGTSKFNTSNGGGVPPVGIASSTTIKSPVSSTTKLGTVKTHRSVTWNHDIPAEKLSFTMRREFDRQREETELMSQLRTIIETRLKMTLPVDIASALTDGVILCHLANYVRPRSVASIHVPSPGVNKLTMARCRRNVDNFLEACRRIGVDENLICCAADVLEGKGAVQVAITVGELFRLHGNGGCGSGNSSGAATPTKSPTRTTRTTLSPTPLA encoded by the exons ATGGCAGCAACGGTTTACCAACGCCTACATAGCGTAGCAGTCGGCGTCGGCAGCGCCGCTGGCAGCGCCATCGGCGGCGGGTCGGCTTCGTTTCCAGGATCTGGAGCGGGATcgggatctggatctggaaTAGGCAACACTGGCAACACCTCCTCCTCTACCTCGTCCGCCCTGCTCAGCCACTCCCAGCTGACGCGCTCCCTGGAACGAATCCTGGAAGAGGCGCACTTCAGCGGTGAACTGATCCTGACCAATCGCAAGCTGAAGGACTTTCCCAGGACTGGAACGAAGTACTCTCTCACCGACACCGTCATCGCAG ATCTTTCCCGGAATAGATTCGCCGAGCTGCCCGAGGAAGTGACTACGTTTGCCTTCCTAGAGACCCTGCTACTGTATCACAACACGATTCGCAGCATTCCGGAATCGGTGAAGCAGCTTTCATCGCTAACCTATTTGGACTTGCGCAGCAATCAGTTGTCCTCGCTGCCCCGGGAGATATGTTTTCTGCCACTTCAGGTTCTGCTGGTTTCCAACAATCGATTGTCTTCGTTACCAGATGAACTGGGTCGATTGGATCAGACACTGACCGATCTGGATGCTTCGTATAATCAGTTGGCCAATCTACCCGCTCGTCTGGGGGAGCTTAGATCTCTGCGTTCGCTTTCGTTGAGGAGCAATCACTTGCTGTATCTGCCCAGGGAGCTTACCTGTTTGAGTTTGATTTCACTGGACGTGAGCAACAACAAGATCGCTAGCCTGCCTCTCGAGATTCGTCACATGAGCACTTTGGTAGAGCTCCAGCTAGAAAACAATCCTCTGACCTCGCCTCCAGCTAGT CTATGCATGCGAGGCCTGGTGCACGTGTTTAAGTTTTTGGAAACGCAGGCCACCAAGGACGAGAAGGGATCGCGCTCAGGTGGAAACTATGATGGATACACTACATTGCGAAGAGCTCCACGGCATAATTCCAGCGGCAATGTCCTAGAAGCTAGCACCACTGGCAGCACTAATAACCAGCGGAGACATCAAGTCGACTCGGGATATAACACAAGCGATGGTTTGGACAAGCGCTGGTCGCACGATGCTCCTGCTAAATCGAAAACGGATTCACCGCTGCACTGCGTTTCCAATTCGGCAGCTGCAACTTTGCCCAGGTCGCTGCCAAGTGCGGTTCATTCGCAAGCGGATCTAATGGACGCATCCCTTACCTCCAGCACTAGTACCATTGTGGATGAAAGTCTCACTCTGAGTCCCACAGCTTCGCCCTGCAAGTTGAGCTATGCACACTCAAATAGCTCCAGTAATGGCTCGTCGCCAGATCAGGACGACGACATAATGCTGGACCACCAGGAGCGAACTGTTCACCACGCTAATGGAAAATCCGGAAAAGGCCTGGGCAATATTCAGACCTACAA GGAGTACAAGGAGGCCCTGAAGCAGCAGCGGAACCAGGAGAACAGCGTCTATAAGCAAAAGCATCCAAATGCCAACCACAGTCCCAATGACGACGAAGATCTTTCTCCCTCACCGACGGGCATTTCAAACGGATCTTCCTCGAACACATTGCCAAAGTCTATCATGAAACAAAATAGCAACCAAATTGGTCacaatgggaatggaaatggaagcgCGAACGGAAATGGAGTCGATGATGTTGTTATACCAAAGAAACCCATCCAGAAGGTGATTCCCTCTCGAATTACAGAAATAAAGCCAGCATCCACAACCGGCATTCCCTCCGCAAACTCATCGGATTGTTTGGGCTACGTAAAGCCACAGAGTCCCATGAAGAATGGCACAAGCAAATTTAATACGTCCAATGGTGGAGGAGTGCCCCCAGTGGGAATCGCCAGTAGCACCACCATCAAATCACCAGTCAGCTCCACCACAAAACTGGGCACAGTAAAGACACATCGCTCGGTTACCTGGAACCATGACATCCCCGCGGAGAAGCTGAGCTTCACCATGCGTCGGGAGTTTGATCGCCAAAGGGAAGAAACCGAATTGATGTCGCAGTTAAGAACT ATAATTGAAACGCGTCTGAAGATGACGTTGCCTGTGGATATAGCCTCTGCTTTGACGGATGGTGTTATTCTGTGTCATTTGGCCAATTATGTGCGTCCGCGATCAGTGGCCAGCATTCATGTGCCATCTCCCGGTGTC AATAAGTTGACAATGGCCAGGTGCCGGCGGAATGTGGA